In one Gadus morhua chromosome 7, gadMor3.0, whole genome shotgun sequence genomic region, the following are encoded:
- the phldb1a gene encoding pleckstrin homology-like domain family B member 1 isoform X8, with the protein MQCFSEWRPFPEWEIRTRRGALHQESSVASDTSPDTPADMEHASRTTGAERGPRQTHQVIQGTPLDVYDTGKSLKVQAERPHLVSLGSGRLSVAITLLPLLEGRTTLGSEEADIPLQGAGVAPQHCYIQHQAGCLTLYPCGNQCSVDGLAVTRPTRLTQGCMLCFGQSAFFRFNHPEEALRMKSMNASRSHQTDFSNVPNGGGIPGPADHQDNPGHRSMIPPDPPLQDPLGFSDYDCPSPSSSSSSGPGQTPSSRLTAPTRPPCSPGAKPVPVPRPRASPPAAPSNGSGAGARVAESPRSLRGSRADVSAGPSPSPSPAAPQRPTPRGSPAPPARPRVSGPSLHNRPPSPVRDQGQLRPRRDDVAPQKQRTPEGAGGSGQRELPPHSSFMSRSTTAGFLQGSSSSSSSLPSHPSAASRAASESPRGQRKAPPQSQAPHGGMVREQPRGHLRTNSGSCPGIQGSSVSLSGSSPLTSPGRQRKGSHGAAAAGPGAGSRDPSSGAVRPRTRERKNSISEISDNEDELLEYHRWQREERLREQEMEKQERQRLESILSLCAEYNTNREDPQGDPGEAMREGLFPRGGEGVTTRGLCPDGGGWKALHGGGGDKPRMTAENDEENQREESSSTESTHQECEDLLVELGRGPGPREQHGPLGEERSRALGLVDELSSRVSELDLQLQETRQEVEMERALLQAERREEEQQMEAESEMISRLQLRLQQLDEATQREKDKGRASVSAERTVLERQRAGYSELKRQLDRCVLSDREQLQERLHREAEALDAGSRRFEELEFCQLEQESSLEERKEARCSQLLQEKAECHRSLSRRKEKMAALEAQANQLGVQATLECEKLAKDRTLILQMLHKEKDRLCVLEQRCYSQAEGRGPPQITYNASEPRPDGDGSGQRQSCSQPSTATPLPQANGFSHEKNASTRDLQLLLKELSHSSDTESRRQYSLQCKGPSPTVHHSFLHHHAPPSGNQAYDTLSLESSDSTETSVSAGNCACSPESASGQEAQRIEEMEKMLKEAQQEKARLVENREREVQARLQMLEEERRRREEAERRLLDEASHRRRLVEEEVKLRERHFSQARPMTRYLPNRKEEFDLRVHVESSGHSVDTCPFVILTEKMCKGHLVKMGGKIKSWKKRWFVFDRLKRNFSYYVDKHESRLKGLIYFQAIEEVYYDHLRSATKSPNPSLTFCVKTHDRLYFMVAPSPEAMRIWMDVIVTGAEGYTQFMS; encoded by the exons GAGTCGAGTGTCGCGTCCGATACAAGCCCAGATACGCCCGCTGACATGGAGCACGCCAGCAGGACTACCGGGGCGGAGCGCGGACCCCGACAGACCCACCAGGTCATACAG ggtACTCCTCTAGACGTGTATGACACGGGAAAGTCCCTGAAGGTCCAGGCAGAGCGCCCCCACTTGGTCAGTTTGGGAAGTGGACGCCTGAGTGTGGCCATCACCCTGCTGCCCCTGCTCGAAG GGAGGACCACGCTGGGCAGCGAGGAGGCAGACATCCCCCTGCAGGGCGCGGGCGTGGCCCCCCAGCACTGCTACATCCAGCACCAGGCGGGCTGCCTCACCCTCTACCCCTGTGGGAACCAGTGCTCTGTGGACGGCCTGGCCGTCACCAGGCCCACTCGCCTCACCCAAG GGTGCATGCTGTGTTTTGGCCAGTCTGCCTTTTTCCGCTTCAACCACCCAGAGGAAGCCCTCAGGATGAAGAGTATGAACGCCAGCAGATCTCATCAAACAG ACTTCAGCAACGTTCCCAACGGCGGGGGCATTCCAGGTCCGGCTGACCACCAGGATAACCCAGGCCACCGCTCCATGatccccccggaccccccgctCCAGGACCCTCTGGGGTTCAGTGACTACgactgcccctccccctcctcctcatcatcctccggTCCCGGACAGACCCCGAGCAGCAGACTGACGGCCCCCACGCGACCCCCCTGCTCACCGGGGGCCAAACCTGTCCCGGTGCCACGCCCGCGGGCCTCCCCTCCCGCGGCCCCCAGCAACGGCTCCGGGGCGGGGGCCCGGGTCGCCGAGAGCCCCCGGTCCCTCCGAGGCAGCCGAGCGGACGTCTCCGCGGGCCCCAGCCCCAGTCCGTCCCCCGCGGCCCCGCAGAGACCCACCCCACGGGGCTCCCCGGCCCCGCCGGCCCGCCCCAGAGTCTCGGGCCCCTCCCTGCACAACCGGCCGCCCAGTCCCGTGCGGGATCAGGGCCAGCTCCGCCCCCGCAGAGACGACGTCGCCCCCCAGAAGCAAAGGACTCCAGAGGGGGCCGGAGGCAGCGGCCAGAGAGAGCTGCCGCCCCACAGCTCCTTCATGTCCCGGAGCACAACAGCTGGCTTCCTCCAGggctcgtcgtcctcctcctcctccctcccttcacacCCCTCTGCCGCCAGCAGAGCTGCCTCCGAGAGCCCTCGCGGCCAACGCAAGGCGCCGCCCCAGAGCCAGGCCCCCCACGGCGGGATGGTCCGCGAGCAGCCCCGGGGCCACCTGAGGACCAACTCCGGCTCCTGTCCCGGGATCCAGGGctcctcggtctctctctcgggTTCCTCGCCCCTCACCAGCCCCGGGAGGCAGAGGAAAGGATCTCACGGGGCCGCTGCGGCGGGGCCCGGCGCCGGCAGCAGGGACCCCTCCTCCGGCGCGGTGAGGCCCCGCACCAGAGAGCGGAAGAACAGCATCTCGGAGATCAGCGACAACGAGGACGAGCTGCTGGAGTACCACCGCTGGCAGCGGGAGGAGCGCCTTCGCgagcaggagatggagaagcAG GAGCGCCAGAGACTGGAGTCCATCCTGAGCCTGTGTGCAGAGTACAACACCAACCGGGAGGACCCGCAGGGGGACCCGGGGGAGGCCATGAGGGAGGGGCTGTTCCCCAGAGGCGGGGAGGGGGTCACTACCAGGGGCCTTTGCCCGGACGGGGGAGGCTGGAAGGCCCTgcatggaggagggggagacaagcCCCGTATGACGGCGGAGAACGACgaggagaaccagagagaggagtcCAGCAGCACGGAGAGCACTCACCAAGAG tGTGAAGACCTGCTGGTGGAGCTGGGCCGTGGCCCCGGCCCCCGGGAGCAGCACGGCccgctgggggaggagaggagccggGCCCTGGGCCTCGTGGATGAACTCAGCAGCAGAGTCAGCGAGCTGGACCTGCAGCTGCAGGAGACCAGGCAGGAG gTGGAGATGGAGCGCGCGCTGCTGCAGGCGGAGCGGCGGGAGGAAGAGCAGCAGATGGAGGCGGAGTCGGAGATGATCTCACGGCTGCAGCTGAGACTGCAGCAGCTGGACGAGGCcacccagagagagaaggacaag GGCAGGGCTAGTGTGTCGGCAGAGAGGACTGTGCTGGAGAGGCAGAGGGCTGGGTACAGTGAGCTGAAGAGACAGCTTGATAGATGCGTCTTGTCTGACAGGGAACAGTTACAGGAGCGGCTGCACAGg gaggCGGAGGCCCTGGACGCGGGCAGCAGGAGGTTTGAGGAGCTGGAGTTCTGCCAGCTGGAGCAGGAGAgcagcctggaggagaggaaggaggcgcgCTGCAGCCAGCTCCTCCAGGAGAAGGCCGAGTGCCACCGCAGCCTGTCCCGCAGGAAG GAGAAGATGGCCGCCCTGGAGGCTCAGGCCAATCAGCTGGGAGTACAAGCAACTCTGGAGTGTGAGAAGCTGGCCAAGGACCGGACCCTGATcctgcagatgctacacaag GAGAAGGACCGGCTTTGTGTGCTGGAGCAGAGATGCTACAGCCAGGCCGAGGGCAGAGGCCCCCCACAGATCACCTATAACGCCTCCGAG CCCAGACCAGACGGAGACGGCAGTGGACAGAGACAGTCGTGCTCCCAGCCCAGCACTGCCACGCCCCTCCCACAAGCCAATGGGTTCTCCCACGAGAAGAACGCTTCCACCAGG GATCTACAGCTGCTGCTCAAAGAGCTGTCACATTCGTCCGACACAGAGTCCAGGAGACAGTATTCTCTGCAGTGCAAAG GTCCATCTCCCACCGTGCACCACTCCTTCCTGCACCACCATGCGCCACCTAGTGGCAACCAGGCGTACGACACGCTGAGCCTGGAGAGCTCCGACAGCACAGAGACCAGCGTCTCCGCCGGCAACTGCGCCTGTTCGCCAGAAAG TGCCAGCGGGCAGGAGGCCCAGCGCAtcgaggagatggagaagatgcTGAAGGAGGCGCAGCAGGAGAAAGCCCGACTGGTGGAGAACCGC gaGCGGGAGGTGCAGGCCCGGCTGCagatgctggaggaggagcggcggcgccgggaggaggcggagcggaGGCTCCTGGACGAGGCCTCCCACCggaggaggctggtggaggaggaggtgaagctgAGAGAGAGGCACTTCTCCCAg GCTCGGCCAATGACGCGCTACCTGCCCAACCGGAAGGAGGAGTTTGACCTGCGGGTCCACGTGGAGTCGTCCGGCCACAGCGTGGACACCTGCCCCTTCGTCATCCTCACCGAGAAGATGTGCAAAGGCCACCTGGTGAAGATGGGCGGCAAGATCAAGTCGTGGAAGAAGCGCTGGTTCGTCTTCGACCGCCTCAAGAGGAACTTCTCCTACTATGTTG
- the phldb1a gene encoding pleckstrin homology-like domain family B member 1 isoform X2, translating to MEGDQRESSVASDTSPDTPADMEHASRTTGAERGPRQTHQVIQGTPLDVYDTGKSLKVQAERPHLVSLGSGRLSVAITLLPLLEGRTTLGSEEADIPLQGAGVAPQHCYIQHQAGCLTLYPCGNQCSVDGLAVTRPTRLTQGCMLCFGQSAFFRFNHPEEALRMKSMNASRSHQTDFSNVPNGGGIPGPADHQDNPGHRSMIPPDPPLQDPLGFSDYDCPSPSSSSSSGPGQTPSSRLTAPTRPPCSPGAKPVPVPRPRASPPAAPSNGSGAGARVAESPRSLRGSRADVSAGPSPSPSPAAPQRPTPRGSPAPPARPRVSGPSLHNRPPSPVRDQGQLRPRRDDVAPQKQRTPEGAGGSGQRELPPHSSFMSRSTTAGFLQGSSSSSSSLPSHPSAASRAASESPRGQRKAPPQSQAPHGGMVREQPRGHLRTNSGSCPGIQGSSVSLSGSSPLTSPGRQRKGSHGAAAAGPGAGSRDPSSGAVRPRTRERKNSISEISDNEDELLEYHRWQREERLREQEMEKQERQRLESILSLCAEYNTNREDPQGDPGEAMREGLFPRGGEGVTTRGLCPDGGGWKALHGGGGDKPRMTAENDEENQREESSSTESTHQECEDLLVELGRGPGPREQHGPLGEERSRALGLVDELSSRVSELDLQLQETRQEVEMERALLQAERREEEQQMEAESEMISRLQLRLQQLDEATQREKDKGRASVSAERTVLERQRAGYSELKRQLDRCVLSDREQLQERLHREAEALDAGSRRFEELEFCQLEQESSLEERKEARCSQLLQEKAECHRSLSRRKEKMAALEAQANQLGVQATLECEKLAKDRTLILQMLHKEKDRLCVLEQRCYSQAEGRGPPQITYNASEEPSLHISEPDFVREEGGRDSPLPVTTSLSPQAYPPRPQEEYLKLSDVYKMYGSALTAHSSSSTATLHCLSLAASPALSSEEYITVNQLSQIFGMQRVDRCPTSSSSTSSFQSFQLAPAAPHFSCRSSAFPPPPPPPPPPPIFSIQSHQLHQGALPAMNLERWYQDIMAAGEHQQACPPPLPAKSFSSRRQGQPRPDGDGSGQRQSCSQPSTATPLPQANGFSHEKNASTRDLQLLLKELSHSSDTESRRQYSLQCKGPSPTVHHSFLHHHAPPSGNQAYDTLSLESSDSTETSVSAGNCACSPESASGQEAQRIEEMEKMLKEAQQEKARLVENREREVQARLQMLEEERRRREEAERRLLDEASHRRRLVEEEVKLRERHFSQARPMTRYLPNRKEEFDLRVHVESSGHSVDTCPFVILTEKMCKGHLVKMGGKIKSWKKRWFVFDRLKRNFSYYVDKHESRLKGLIYFQAIEEVYYDHLRSATKSPNPSLTFCVKTHDRLYFMVAPSPEAMRIWMDVIVTGAEGYTQFMS from the exons atggagggggatcAGAGG GAGTCGAGTGTCGCGTCCGATACAAGCCCAGATACGCCCGCTGACATGGAGCACGCCAGCAGGACTACCGGGGCGGAGCGCGGACCCCGACAGACCCACCAGGTCATACAG ggtACTCCTCTAGACGTGTATGACACGGGAAAGTCCCTGAAGGTCCAGGCAGAGCGCCCCCACTTGGTCAGTTTGGGAAGTGGACGCCTGAGTGTGGCCATCACCCTGCTGCCCCTGCTCGAAG GGAGGACCACGCTGGGCAGCGAGGAGGCAGACATCCCCCTGCAGGGCGCGGGCGTGGCCCCCCAGCACTGCTACATCCAGCACCAGGCGGGCTGCCTCACCCTCTACCCCTGTGGGAACCAGTGCTCTGTGGACGGCCTGGCCGTCACCAGGCCCACTCGCCTCACCCAAG GGTGCATGCTGTGTTTTGGCCAGTCTGCCTTTTTCCGCTTCAACCACCCAGAGGAAGCCCTCAGGATGAAGAGTATGAACGCCAGCAGATCTCATCAAACAG ACTTCAGCAACGTTCCCAACGGCGGGGGCATTCCAGGTCCGGCTGACCACCAGGATAACCCAGGCCACCGCTCCATGatccccccggaccccccgctCCAGGACCCTCTGGGGTTCAGTGACTACgactgcccctccccctcctcctcatcatcctccggTCCCGGACAGACCCCGAGCAGCAGACTGACGGCCCCCACGCGACCCCCCTGCTCACCGGGGGCCAAACCTGTCCCGGTGCCACGCCCGCGGGCCTCCCCTCCCGCGGCCCCCAGCAACGGCTCCGGGGCGGGGGCCCGGGTCGCCGAGAGCCCCCGGTCCCTCCGAGGCAGCCGAGCGGACGTCTCCGCGGGCCCCAGCCCCAGTCCGTCCCCCGCGGCCCCGCAGAGACCCACCCCACGGGGCTCCCCGGCCCCGCCGGCCCGCCCCAGAGTCTCGGGCCCCTCCCTGCACAACCGGCCGCCCAGTCCCGTGCGGGATCAGGGCCAGCTCCGCCCCCGCAGAGACGACGTCGCCCCCCAGAAGCAAAGGACTCCAGAGGGGGCCGGAGGCAGCGGCCAGAGAGAGCTGCCGCCCCACAGCTCCTTCATGTCCCGGAGCACAACAGCTGGCTTCCTCCAGggctcgtcgtcctcctcctcctccctcccttcacacCCCTCTGCCGCCAGCAGAGCTGCCTCCGAGAGCCCTCGCGGCCAACGCAAGGCGCCGCCCCAGAGCCAGGCCCCCCACGGCGGGATGGTCCGCGAGCAGCCCCGGGGCCACCTGAGGACCAACTCCGGCTCCTGTCCCGGGATCCAGGGctcctcggtctctctctcgggTTCCTCGCCCCTCACCAGCCCCGGGAGGCAGAGGAAAGGATCTCACGGGGCCGCTGCGGCGGGGCCCGGCGCCGGCAGCAGGGACCCCTCCTCCGGCGCGGTGAGGCCCCGCACCAGAGAGCGGAAGAACAGCATCTCGGAGATCAGCGACAACGAGGACGAGCTGCTGGAGTACCACCGCTGGCAGCGGGAGGAGCGCCTTCGCgagcaggagatggagaagcAG GAGCGCCAGAGACTGGAGTCCATCCTGAGCCTGTGTGCAGAGTACAACACCAACCGGGAGGACCCGCAGGGGGACCCGGGGGAGGCCATGAGGGAGGGGCTGTTCCCCAGAGGCGGGGAGGGGGTCACTACCAGGGGCCTTTGCCCGGACGGGGGAGGCTGGAAGGCCCTgcatggaggagggggagacaagcCCCGTATGACGGCGGAGAACGACgaggagaaccagagagaggagtcCAGCAGCACGGAGAGCACTCACCAAGAG tGTGAAGACCTGCTGGTGGAGCTGGGCCGTGGCCCCGGCCCCCGGGAGCAGCACGGCccgctgggggaggagaggagccggGCCCTGGGCCTCGTGGATGAACTCAGCAGCAGAGTCAGCGAGCTGGACCTGCAGCTGCAGGAGACCAGGCAGGAG gTGGAGATGGAGCGCGCGCTGCTGCAGGCGGAGCGGCGGGAGGAAGAGCAGCAGATGGAGGCGGAGTCGGAGATGATCTCACGGCTGCAGCTGAGACTGCAGCAGCTGGACGAGGCcacccagagagagaaggacaag GGCAGGGCTAGTGTGTCGGCAGAGAGGACTGTGCTGGAGAGGCAGAGGGCTGGGTACAGTGAGCTGAAGAGACAGCTTGATAGATGCGTCTTGTCTGACAGGGAACAGTTACAGGAGCGGCTGCACAGg gaggCGGAGGCCCTGGACGCGGGCAGCAGGAGGTTTGAGGAGCTGGAGTTCTGCCAGCTGGAGCAGGAGAgcagcctggaggagaggaaggaggcgcgCTGCAGCCAGCTCCTCCAGGAGAAGGCCGAGTGCCACCGCAGCCTGTCCCGCAGGAAG GAGAAGATGGCCGCCCTGGAGGCTCAGGCCAATCAGCTGGGAGTACAAGCAACTCTGGAGTGTGAGAAGCTGGCCAAGGACCGGACCCTGATcctgcagatgctacacaag GAGAAGGACCGGCTTTGTGTGCTGGAGCAGAGATGCTACAGCCAGGCCGAGGGCAGAGGCCCCCCACAGATCACCTATAACGCCTCCGAG GAGCCTTCGCTTCACATCAGCGAACCGGACTTTGTTCGTGAAGAGGGGGGTCGTGATAGTCCCCTTCCCGTTACTACTTCACTCTCTCCTCAAGCCTacccccccaggccccaggAG GAGTACCTCAAGCTGTCTGACGTCTATAAGATGTACGGGAGCGCTCTGACagcccactcctcctcctccaccgctaCTCTCCACTGTCTCTCCCTGGCCGCCTCCCCCGCCCTGTCCAGCGAG gagTACATCACGGTCAACCAGCTGAGCCAGATCTTCGGGATGCAGAGGGTGGACCGCtgtcccacctcctcctcctccacctcctctttccAGTCATTCCAGCTAGCCCCCGCTGCGCCTCACTTCTCCTGCAGATCATCTgcatttcctcctcctcctcctcctcctcctcctcctcccatcttcTCTATCCAG agccaccagctccaccagggggcgctgccTGCTATGAACCTGGAGCGCTGGTACCAGGACATCATGGCCGCTGGGGAGCACCAGCAGGCCTGCCCTCCCCCGCTGCCTGCCAAGTCCTTTTCCTCCCGCAGGCAGGGGCAG CCCAGACCAGACGGAGACGGCAGTGGACAGAGACAGTCGTGCTCCCAGCCCAGCACTGCCACGCCCCTCCCACAAGCCAATGGGTTCTCCCACGAGAAGAACGCTTCCACCAGG GATCTACAGCTGCTGCTCAAAGAGCTGTCACATTCGTCCGACACAGAGTCCAGGAGACAGTATTCTCTGCAGTGCAAAG GTCCATCTCCCACCGTGCACCACTCCTTCCTGCACCACCATGCGCCACCTAGTGGCAACCAGGCGTACGACACGCTGAGCCTGGAGAGCTCCGACAGCACAGAGACCAGCGTCTCCGCCGGCAACTGCGCCTGTTCGCCAGAAAG TGCCAGCGGGCAGGAGGCCCAGCGCAtcgaggagatggagaagatgcTGAAGGAGGCGCAGCAGGAGAAAGCCCGACTGGTGGAGAACCGC gaGCGGGAGGTGCAGGCCCGGCTGCagatgctggaggaggagcggcggcgccgggaggaggcggagcggaGGCTCCTGGACGAGGCCTCCCACCggaggaggctggtggaggaggaggtgaagctgAGAGAGAGGCACTTCTCCCAg GCTCGGCCAATGACGCGCTACCTGCCCAACCGGAAGGAGGAGTTTGACCTGCGGGTCCACGTGGAGTCGTCCGGCCACAGCGTGGACACCTGCCCCTTCGTCATCCTCACCGAGAAGATGTGCAAAGGCCACCTGGTGAAGATGGGCGGCAAGATCAAGTCGTGGAAGAAGCGCTGGTTCGTCTTCGACCGCCTCAAGAGGAACTTCTCCTACTATGTTG